The nucleotide window AAGAATTGGGACTGGGGAGATGCTGCGGCGAACGGATAAAGGAGAAGCTCCTGGGAACGGAGCTGGGCTCGCTTTTTCTCCACGATTAGCCTGCCTTAACTTTTTGCTTTTACGCATTGCACGAGGCGATGCTGTCTCGAAAGCAGCGCAGCGGCACCTGAAATTTCTGGCACACGCAACTCATGGATAAACCCGCCGCTGCCATTTCCAGAAGAGACGCTCATCCTTCGGTTGCCggtgacttttttgttttgttttgttttatcgCTCAGCTCGGCTAGCAAAACGCTCCCTGCCTCTTTATCTTTCGGTTTACAAGCGGGAGGTGGAGGCTTCAGGGTTTGGCGAGCGCTCTGGGTTTGCCAGGGGCGAGCCCCAAAAGCCCAAAGGGtgatcccccccagcccccccccaagcGCCGTCGTCCTCAGGATGGGGAGGaacgtgagatgttccttgctGCGGCCGGAGAACCACGGGGCCGGGGTCCACGCCGCGTCCCCCGGACACGGCGGGTCGCGCAGCCAGGCGGGGCGGCGGGgtcccccgccgccccgcctgGCTGCGCGACCCGCCGTGTCCGGGGGACGCGGCGAGCCGCGGGTGGAGCGGAGCAGGCGTGTCcgagccttcctcctcccatttCCCCGTGCGTCAGGGctaggaggaggaggaggagcctcactttttttttttttaattttttttttttttttttttttttaaaagcctccaACTACTTTAGCGCGGAGTCGGCAGCAGATGGTGGACACGGCCCGAGGTTTCGGCGGGGAGAGCGAAGGGATGCGCCAAGCGCGTACCGCCCGCCCTTAGCTCCGCGCCCGTTCCCGTTCCCCTCCATGAGCCGCCCCGCGTCTCTCCTGCCGGCCGCCCGCTGCCGCAGCGCTCCGGCTAAGCGGCTCCAACCTCTCCACGACGGCCCCGCCGAAGAAACGCCGGCCGCCAAGTCCCCTCGCCTGGCCGACTGCGGACCCCCGGATTGCCTCAGCGCTCCCGGCTCCCCTTGTTCGCCGGCTTCACCCCCCGCcggcgggggagcggcgggtCCCAGCCTGATCGCCTCGtacctgctgctgccgctggcCGAGCGGGAGCAGGTGTCGAGGGCGTTGAGCGTGAGCTCCGGCCGGGAGCTGCGCTGCAAGGTGAGCGCCGAGCTCCGCGGGAGCggattttttttggggggggggggttgtctCTGAGCGCCAGACCCGGGGAGAGCCTTGCAAAACATCCTCCCCGGTTAGAAACGCCCGTCTTGGGGATTTAGATGCCCTGGGAGCAAGCTGTAACTCCGGGTTGCCTCGGAGGACCTTCCCCAAAAGGCTTCGGGGATGGTGGTTTgatttattccccccccccccgccctccccttTTCAATATAAAATGAACAGGAAGGGTCTCGGTAACCGCTTTGAACGGCACTCCTgccgagccctggctcccctccagctccctcGTCATTGTTTGGGGAGAGCTGCTACGCGAGCGGCTGCTTTCAACGGCCTCGAGAATGAATTTTGGTTTAATTTCCTCTTTACAGGTGTTCCCCCTCAAACACTACCAGGACAAGATCCGGCCTTACATTCAGCTGCCGTCGCACAGAAACATCACCGGGGTCGTCGAAGTCATCCTCGGGGACACCAAGGCCTATGTCTTCTTTGAAAAGGACTTTGGGGACATGCACTCCTACGTGAGGAGCTGCAAGAGGCtgagggaagaggaggctgCCCGGCTGTTCAAGCAGATTGTCTCCGCTGTAGCTCACTGCCACCAGTCGGCCATCGTACTTGGTGACCTCAAGCTCAGGAAATTTGTCTTCTCTAATGAAGAAAGGTAAGCGGTTATCACCAGCCAGCTCCGGGGtgagtggggagggaggaatgcCGCATCCAGAGACGCAAAAAGCGTCCCAGGGAGCGGAAACAGCCGTGTCAGCCAGGCATCACCTGCGAGCGATCCCAGTAGGTCTCCGTCATGTGCGTGTAGTAGGTCACGGATCTAACCGGCACACACTTACTCTTAGTTAGATCTCGACTGATGAAAGGGAGGAAGCTCGCCGGGAGCTTCCTCTCATTCAGCAGAAGTTCAGTGAAACCCACTGCTAGACAAAGGGACAATAGTTTGGATGCTCATTAGCGCCAGAAGATGTCATGTGTGCCACTCATTCAGTGTAAAATGAATagaaggcagagagaaagaaaggagggagaCCGAGGCATGCCCGGGAGGGGGAACGGCCCggctgggggagcaggaggtGTGAGGAGCTGGAGCTCTGGTCCCTCCTCACGCCTGGGAGAGCTGCGGCTCTGGGGAAGGGTCTCCTTGCTGAAATCCCCTGCTGATCAGGGTTACGCTGCTAATAAAGACAGGCTGTGTCCTTCgaggcttttttccttcctccgcTACCGCTGTCGGTGCTTTCCGTGCCCCCTGTGCCCATGGGTGTGGGCACAcacaggagggaaggggggacaCGGTTCAATATTGCTTTGGGAATCCTGCACCGAAGAAGAGCGCTTTCGTAAAACTTAGCCTAAAGCCTAGGTTTGTAGAGAGGAGATCCAGAATCTAGCTGTTAAATTTAGATTAGGGAAATAATTCAGTATTTCCCTGGAGTGTTTGCTGCTCTTTTAGTGCCTCACCGCATGTGGCAGAgccagaaatacatttttaatcagCAAAACAGACTCTGACTGGCTGCTTATCCTGTggaaagctaaaaaaataagtaaaagctGTAATGGAGTTGTGCTTAATCTGATGAAACTGGAGGTGATATTACTGAAGCAGAATAAAACgcatgtgtttttttttttaactgggcTAACGCTTCTTCAGGATATCGTTTATAAACGTGATAAGAAAATTAACCAGCACTGCCCCTCTTAAACAGAAACAACCATATGTTGACATGCAAAGAAAGTAATTCCTTTGAAGGAAACTATTGCAGCTTTTCCCGCCCATGAGAAGATGAAACATTTGTTGAAATGTTA belongs to Haliaeetus albicilla chromosome 3, bHalAlb1.1, whole genome shotgun sequence and includes:
- the TRIB1 gene encoding tribbles homolog 1, encoding MSRPASLLPAARCRSAPAKRLQPLHDGPAEETPAAKSPRLADCGPPDCLSAPGSPCSPASPPAGGGAAGPSLIASYLLLPLAEREQVSRALSVSSGRELRCKVFPLKHYQDKIRPYIQLPSHRNITGVVEVILGDTKAYVFFEKDFGDMHSYVRSCKRLREEEAARLFKQIVSAVAHCHQSAIVLGDLKLRKFVFSNEERTQLRLESLEDTHIIKGEDDALSDKHGCPAYVSPEILNTTGTYSGKSADVWSLGVMLYTLLVGRYPFHDSDPSTLFSKIRRGQFCIPDHVSPKARCLIRSLLRREPSERLTAPEILLHPWFEAVLEPGYTDQETGTSDQIVPEYHGDSDDISSFFC